The following are from one region of the Candidatus Hydrogenedentota bacterium genome:
- a CDS encoding NYN domain-containing protein, whose protein sequence is MTSLYYIDGYNVVHHCRRLKALAKSDFEAARETLIDRVARFCTDAGKAAKIIFDGRGRRPDLVSPFLSGPRLEVIYSPARQTADALIEREVYEAGDRSSIVVVTSDRGIRDLCAGLGAITMHPDHFLRAIEESLQQARDSLHRAQHKPGRATRMEDHLDAATRENLDALRRELEQRDV, encoded by the coding sequence ATGACCAGCCTCTACTACATAGATGGGTATAACGTCGTTCACCACTGCCGCCGCCTGAAAGCATTGGCGAAAAGCGATTTTGAGGCCGCGCGTGAAACGCTCATCGACCGCGTGGCCCGATTCTGCACCGACGCCGGGAAGGCCGCCAAGATCATCTTTGACGGACGCGGACGCCGCCCTGACCTCGTCTCGCCCTTTCTCTCGGGACCCCGCCTCGAGGTTATCTACTCTCCCGCTCGACAAACCGCCGATGCGCTGATCGAGCGTGAAGTCTACGAGGCCGGGGACCGTTCCTCGATAGTCGTGGTAACCAGCGACCGCGGCATCCGCGACCTGTGCGCCGGTCTCGGCGCTATCACCATGCATCCCGACCATTTCCTGCGCGCCATCGAGGAAAGCCTTCAACAGGCCCGCGACAGCCTTCACAGGGCACAACACAAACCGGGACGCGCCACCCGCATGGAAGACCATCTCGACGCTGCCACGCGCGAGAACCTCGACGCGCTGCGCCGCGAATTGGAACAGCGGGACGTTTAG